A stretch of Imperialibacter roseus DNA encodes these proteins:
- a CDS encoding molybdenum cofactor biosynthesis protein MoaE, whose protein sequence is MIKLTDQPIDIHEAIEAAQAEGAGAVNVFIGTVRNKTQEKQVLSLDFEAYDPMAEKEIQKIVDQAKAKWPVIKAVVVHRKGHLEIGEAAVVIAVSTPHRKASFQACEFIIDTLKQTVPIWKKEIFEGGEEWVSAHP, encoded by the coding sequence ATGATCAAACTTACAGACCAACCCATCGACATCCACGAAGCCATTGAGGCAGCCCAGGCAGAAGGCGCCGGTGCGGTGAACGTATTCATTGGCACGGTGCGCAACAAAACCCAGGAAAAGCAGGTGCTGTCCCTCGACTTCGAAGCCTACGACCCCATGGCTGAAAAAGAAATCCAGAAGATTGTGGACCAGGCCAAAGCCAAATGGCCCGTGATCAAAGCGGTGGTGGTGCATCGCAAAGGGCATTTGGAGATTGGCGAGGCAGCAGTAGTGATTGCCGTTTCAACCCCCCACCGCAAGGCCTCCTTCCAGGCCTGTGAATTCATTATTGACACACTGAAGCAAACTGTTCCCATCTGGAAAAAAGAGATTTTTGAGGGGGGTGAGGAGTGGGTGAGTGCGCACCCGTAA
- a CDS encoding ABC transporter ATP-binding protein: protein MVEAAYSLDCKKKYADRGRSFSLEAELTLSKGSFTALMGPSGAGKTTLLRLLAGLEKPDSGVISASEFVWSSPSSFVAPQRRHIGYVFQDYALFPHLNVKANIQYGFREEVDNTWLEQLLTVFKIQDLVNDRPASLSGGQQQRVALARALAAKPALLLLDEPMAALDFSLRNEIRGELKQMLGLLNTTAVMATHDLLEATILADHVVWLEDGKVLREGAPREVLKAELLRLKEQTRDI, encoded by the coding sequence ATGGTAGAAGCAGCTTATTCACTGGATTGTAAAAAGAAGTACGCCGACAGGGGCCGATCCTTTTCGCTGGAAGCGGAGCTGACACTCAGCAAGGGTTCTTTCACGGCACTGATGGGCCCGAGTGGTGCCGGCAAAACCACCCTGCTGCGGCTGCTGGCCGGTTTAGAAAAGCCAGATAGCGGCGTCATTAGTGCGTCGGAATTTGTGTGGTCATCGCCTTCATCTTTTGTTGCTCCCCAACGCAGGCATATAGGCTACGTATTTCAGGACTATGCGCTATTCCCTCACCTGAATGTGAAAGCGAACATCCAATACGGATTCAGGGAAGAAGTGGACAATACCTGGTTGGAGCAACTGCTCACAGTGTTCAAAATACAAGACCTGGTCAACGACCGGCCCGCCTCACTCTCTGGTGGGCAACAACAGCGGGTGGCTTTGGCGAGGGCTTTGGCGGCAAAGCCAGCACTGCTGCTGCTCGATGAACCCATGGCGGCGCTCGACTTCAGCCTTCGGAACGAGATAAGGGGTGAGCTCAAGCAAATGCTTGGCCTGCTCAATACCACAGCAGTGATGGCAACGCACGACCTGCTGGAGGCGACCATTTTGGCCGATCATGTGGTATGGTTGGAAGATGGGAAAGTGCTGAGAGAAGGAGCGCCCAGAGAGGTGCTGAAAGCTGAGCTGCTCAGGTTAAAAGAACAAACCAGGGATATCTGA
- a CDS encoding MoaD/ThiS family protein, with amino-acid sequence MELTIQAFGIAKDILGDRKTMLSMNDGATVADLLALLNKEYPAFQKLTSLAVALNEEYAEKEAVLSPADTIVLVPPVSGG; translated from the coding sequence ATGGAATTAACGATTCAGGCATTTGGCATAGCGAAGGATATACTTGGCGACAGGAAGACCATGCTGAGCATGAATGATGGAGCTACGGTAGCTGATTTGCTGGCGCTACTGAACAAAGAGTACCCGGCGTTTCAAAAGCTGACGTCGCTGGCGGTAGCGCTGAATGAAGAGTATGCAGAAAAGGAAGCAGTACTCAGCCCGGCTGATACGATAGTGCTCGTGCCACCGGTAAGCGGAGGATGA
- a CDS encoding carboxypeptidase-like regulatory domain-containing protein — protein sequence MRLLITIFALTLLPTIVLGQQRTIKGRLVSVDDRTPIPGWNVLEPGTKNGTVTDVNGEFTLTLNSQPTIIWFPQCFTQLYVEYEENIDFKEIVLGTDIRDQIYKDSKKIERKLTRAQPTRNLWGEIIHKKTKDPVDSCEIRIKGTMEVVYSNAKGGFMITVPNNKTIQLEINKGGLSQLVTYDVDTDFKRMKLKYK from the coding sequence ATGAGACTTCTAATAACAATATTTGCACTGACTTTACTGCCTACAATTGTACTGGGACAACAACGAACAATTAAAGGCCGACTTGTTAGTGTTGACGACAGGACTCCAATACCAGGATGGAATGTTTTAGAACCAGGAACCAAAAACGGGACGGTGACTGACGTCAATGGTGAGTTCACATTGACACTAAATTCACAGCCGACAATTATTTGGTTCCCTCAATGCTTTACTCAGTTGTATGTGGAGTATGAGGAGAATATTGACTTCAAAGAAATAGTACTTGGGACAGATATTAGAGACCAGATTTATAAGGACAGTAAAAAGATTGAACGAAAACTAACAAGGGCACAGCCGACAAGAAATTTATGGGGAGAAATAATTCATAAGAAAACTAAAGACCCAGTTGACAGCTGTGAAATCAGAATAAAAGGAACTATGGAGGTAGTTTATTCAAACGCCAAAGGTGGCTTCATGATAACCGTCCCTAACAATAAGACTATTCAACTTGAGATAAACAAAGGAGGATTATCTCAATTGGTTACATACGACGTTGACACAGACTTTAAAAGAATGAAACTAAAATATAAGTAA
- a CDS encoding DUF2199 domain-containing protein translates to MLDISTFEFKCSCCDEIHVGIPSLGSKAPNYYFSIPEEEIEERVFLTSDTCVIDDEHFFIRGCLELPLIGRDDFFSFGAWVSLSEENFEKFESLFDNQQRNHTKPMYGWFSSWVWPFYEGSENIRSRIHLRNSGIRPLIELERTEHPLSRAQTEGISTEQVIEMYEHYVHGKKKA, encoded by the coding sequence ATGTTGGACATCAGCACTTTTGAATTTAAATGTTCCTGTTGTGACGAAATTCACGTAGGGATTCCGAGCTTAGGAAGCAAAGCTCCAAACTACTACTTCTCAATACCTGAAGAAGAAATTGAGGAAAGAGTTTTTCTAACTTCTGACACTTGCGTAATTGATGATGAGCATTTTTTTATCAGGGGGTGCTTGGAACTCCCGCTAATTGGACGGGATGATTTCTTCAGCTTTGGAGCTTGGGTGTCTTTAAGCGAGGAAAATTTTGAAAAATTTGAATCCCTTTTTGACAACCAACAGCGGAACCATACTAAACCTATGTACGGTTGGTTTTCTTCATGGGTTTGGCCTTTTTACGAAGGCTCAGAAAATATTAGATCCAGAATTCACCTACGAAATAGCGGCATCAGACCATTAATCGAACTTGAGCGGACAGAACATCCTCTTTCTCGGGCACAAACCGAAGGCATTTCTACAGAGCAAGTAATTGAGATGTATGAACACTACGTCCATGGGAAGAAAAAAGCATAA
- a CDS encoding type II toxin-antitoxin system PemK/MazF family toxin, producing the protein MISVRKGDIVRIDFPFSDGIGTKPRPALVISNEAIHKTGDVSVVQISSKEKSDSLSLPINDADLTKALPLKSYIRIHKIFVVESEMISDVLYSLNPEKYRVVADRITQLIR; encoded by the coding sequence ATGATCTCCGTAAGAAAAGGAGACATTGTAAGAATTGACTTTCCATTCTCTGACGGAATTGGAACTAAACCCCGCCCGGCACTAGTCATTTCAAATGAGGCAATTCATAAAACGGGGGATGTCTCGGTTGTGCAAATCAGCAGTAAAGAAAAAAGCGATTCATTAAGCTTACCCATCAATGACGCTGACCTGACGAAAGCCTTGCCTTTGAAGAGCTACATCAGGATACACAAAATTTTTGTCGTTGAGTCAGAAATGATCAGCGACGTTCTTTACAGTCTTAATCCCGAAAAGTACAGAGTGGTGGCAGACCGAATCACCCAGTTGATCAGGTAA
- the modB gene encoding molybdate ABC transporter permease subunit has protein sequence MEQFMAPLWLSLKLAVFTTLILALVGVVSGYVLHMFSFRGKSLIRAIIALPLVLPPTVLGYYLLVAMQPDSFAGGVFEKLFGVRMVFSFYGILLGSIVFSLPFMVSPILSGLDALPKSLREASFTLGKTRLQTFFKVLVPNIKSSLFAAFIMTFAHTIGEFGVVLMIGGNIPGQTRVASIAIFHEMEAMNYDVANQYALVLLVFSLVIIFLVQWLQKRIALW, from the coding sequence ATGGAGCAGTTCATGGCCCCCTTGTGGTTGAGCCTGAAATTGGCCGTGTTTACGACGCTAATTCTTGCGTTGGTCGGGGTCGTTTCGGGCTACGTGCTCCACATGTTTTCTTTCAGGGGAAAAAGCCTCATCAGGGCCATTATCGCCCTCCCTTTGGTGTTGCCCCCAACAGTTCTCGGCTACTACCTGCTGGTGGCCATGCAGCCCGATAGCTTCGCTGGCGGCGTATTTGAAAAGCTCTTTGGTGTTCGGATGGTATTTTCTTTCTACGGCATTTTGCTTGGCAGCATTGTTTTTAGCCTTCCGTTCATGGTAAGTCCCATTTTATCGGGGTTAGACGCACTGCCAAAATCGTTAAGGGAGGCGTCGTTTACCCTCGGAAAAACAAGGCTTCAGACCTTTTTTAAGGTGCTTGTTCCCAATATCAAATCGTCGTTGTTCGCAGCGTTCATCATGACCTTTGCCCATACTATTGGCGAATTTGGTGTGGTGCTGATGATTGGCGGCAACATACCCGGCCAAACGAGGGTGGCATCGATTGCTATCTTTCACGAAATGGAGGCCATGAACTACGATGTCGCCAACCAGTACGCCCTGGTGCTGCTGGTTTTTTCACTTGTCATCATTTTCCTTGTTCAGTGGCTTCAAAAGCGGATAGCACTATGGTAG
- the moaA gene encoding GTP 3',8-cyclase MoaA, whose product MQGKQFFDNHGRPIEYVRLAVTDRCNLRCFYCMPEEGIRYLPKKELLTYEEMLRLVGIMAGFGVKKVRLTGGEPFVRKDLMYFIKKLNEIPGIEGIHITTNGVLTLPHIEEFKAAGIKSVNLSMDTLDRERFHSITRRDELPAVMETFHALLDQGIETKINVVVMDGQNTDDIVPLAMLAKAHKVDVRFIEEMPFNGEGSHYPVLVWTHAKIHQELVRAFPSLSRRVDEAASTSATYGIDGFKGSVGIIAAFTRSFCGTCNRIRMTAQGTLKTCLYDDGVLDLRALLRNGANDAEISAALLKAFGQRAKNGFEAEARRAKGHAVSESMSTIGG is encoded by the coding sequence ATGCAGGGAAAACAGTTTTTTGATAATCACGGAAGGCCCATAGAGTATGTGCGGCTGGCTGTTACCGACAGGTGCAACCTGCGCTGCTTTTACTGTATGCCGGAAGAAGGCATCAGGTACCTGCCCAAAAAGGAGCTGCTCACCTACGAGGAAATGCTGCGTCTTGTAGGGATCATGGCTGGGTTTGGGGTGAAAAAGGTGAGGCTTACCGGTGGAGAACCTTTTGTGCGAAAAGACTTGATGTACTTTATCAAAAAGCTCAACGAAATTCCAGGCATCGAAGGCATTCATATCACTACCAACGGCGTTCTGACATTGCCTCATATTGAAGAGTTCAAGGCGGCAGGTATCAAATCGGTTAATTTGAGCATGGATACGCTGGATCGTGAGCGCTTTCACTCTATTACCCGCCGGGACGAGCTGCCAGCAGTGATGGAGACTTTTCATGCGCTGCTCGACCAGGGAATTGAAACCAAGATCAATGTCGTGGTGATGGACGGACAGAACACGGACGATATTGTGCCGCTGGCCATGCTGGCAAAAGCACACAAAGTGGACGTGAGATTCATAGAAGAAATGCCTTTCAACGGCGAGGGCTCGCATTACCCTGTGCTGGTGTGGACGCATGCGAAGATTCACCAGGAGCTGGTCAGGGCATTCCCATCGCTCAGTCGAAGAGTAGACGAAGCCGCCTCAACGTCAGCAACGTATGGCATAGATGGGTTCAAAGGCTCTGTAGGGATCATTGCAGCTTTTACGAGGAGCTTTTGCGGCACCTGCAACCGAATCAGGATGACCGCTCAGGGCACGCTGAAAACCTGCCTGTACGATGACGGTGTGCTTGATTTGAGAGCTTTGCTAAGAAATGGCGCCAATGACGCAGAAATTAGCGCCGCTTTGCTGAAGGCATTTGGGCAAAGAGCAAAAAACGGGTTTGAAGCGGAGGCAAGAAGAGCAAAAGGACATGCCGTGTCGGAAAGCATGTCAACCATAGGTGGTTAA
- a CDS encoding UPF0175 family protein: MKNVTIPVEIPSDIMLALNESEEELKDHLQVAVAIMLFHEGKLTIGKAIQLSGLTRYEFEKSLAKSNLPVSNPSIEQVMADLETIKKL; this comes from the coding sequence ATGAAAAATGTAACGATACCTGTAGAAATTCCTTCTGATATTATGTTGGCGCTGAACGAATCTGAGGAAGAGTTGAAAGACCATTTACAGGTGGCCGTGGCAATCATGCTTTTTCATGAAGGAAAGTTGACCATCGGAAAAGCTATTCAATTGTCGGGCTTAACTCGTTACGAGTTTGAAAAATCCCTCGCTAAAAGCAATTTGCCTGTCTCGAATCCAAGTATTGAGCAAGTGATGGCAGATCTTGAGACGATCAAAAAGCTGTAG
- a CDS encoding DUF819 family protein — MEETTAPLITNDAVVFGILIVILAAVFGTASSKRTGWQKFYSIVPTVLLCYFIPSILNSMGIISGAHSKLYFVASRYLLPASLVLLTVSVDLKEIMKLGPKALIMFFAGTVGIVLGGPLAILLFSVVAPDVVTGTPGQEVWRGMTAIAGSWIGGGANQTAMREVFGVGGEMFSTMVTVDILIGNLWLAFLLYGTGRAEKIDKFLKSDTSAIEEVKKKIETYRLSIMRVPNMSDTLMILAVGFGVTGLSHFGADIIAPWIGENFPGLEEYSLTSGFFWIVVIATTLGLLLSFTKARNLEGAGASRLGSVFLYILVATIGMEMNLLAIFENPGLFLVGFVWILFHITIMLVVAKLIKAPFFFVAVGSQANVGGAASAPIVASAFNPSLAPVGVLLAVLGYAAGTYGAYLCGLMMQAVAP, encoded by the coding sequence ATGGAAGAAACCACCGCACCTCTTATCACCAACGACGCAGTCGTATTCGGTATACTCATTGTGATACTGGCAGCCGTATTTGGTACGGCGTCCAGCAAGCGCACTGGCTGGCAGAAGTTCTACTCCATTGTGCCTACCGTACTCCTTTGTTATTTCATTCCATCCATACTCAATTCCATGGGCATCATATCGGGCGCTCACAGCAAGCTGTACTTCGTGGCTTCCCGTTACCTGCTTCCCGCTAGTTTAGTCTTGCTCACCGTGTCGGTAGACCTCAAAGAGATCATGAAGCTGGGGCCAAAGGCGTTGATTATGTTTTTTGCAGGCACGGTCGGTATTGTGCTTGGCGGGCCGCTGGCCATTCTGCTATTTTCGGTTGTTGCACCTGATGTGGTGACTGGCACTCCTGGCCAGGAAGTGTGGAGAGGCATGACGGCCATAGCAGGCAGCTGGATTGGCGGTGGAGCGAACCAAACGGCCATGAGAGAAGTGTTTGGCGTGGGAGGAGAGATGTTTTCCACCATGGTGACTGTCGATATATTGATTGGCAACCTGTGGCTGGCTTTTCTGCTGTATGGAACAGGAAGAGCTGAAAAGATAGATAAGTTTCTTAAATCAGACACCTCAGCCATTGAAGAGGTAAAAAAGAAAATAGAGACATACAGACTCAGCATCATGCGGGTGCCCAACATGTCGGACACACTGATGATACTGGCCGTAGGTTTTGGGGTGACAGGCCTGTCTCACTTCGGCGCCGACATCATTGCGCCGTGGATAGGGGAGAACTTTCCTGGGCTGGAGGAGTACAGCCTTACCTCGGGCTTCTTCTGGATAGTGGTGATTGCTACCACACTGGGGCTGCTGCTGTCGTTCACCAAGGCACGAAATCTTGAAGGAGCCGGTGCTTCCAGGCTTGGTAGCGTCTTTCTTTACATTCTGGTAGCCACTATTGGCATGGAAATGAACCTGCTGGCCATTTTCGAAAACCCGGGACTATTTCTGGTAGGCTTTGTCTGGATATTGTTCCACATCACCATCATGCTGGTGGTGGCCAAGCTGATCAAAGCCCCATTCTTCTTTGTGGCAGTGGGCAGCCAGGCCAATGTGGGTGGTGCCGCCTCAGCGCCCATTGTGGCTTCAGCGTTTAATCCCTCGCTGGCGCCGGTGGGCGTGCTGCTGGCCGTGCTGGGCTATGCGGCAGGCACTTACGGGGCTTACTTGTGCGGGCTGATGATGCAGGCGGTGGCGCCTTAA
- a CDS encoding sulfite oxidase, whose translation MNTRRSFLKKSFLGSQALVWGVPVVYGSVVPEKYPFVGKWLADPEMLPGKNAGLKVLGERPWNIETPPHLLDDKVTPADKMFVRNNGLMPEAIDVANWSLTINGEAAKTTKSYSIAELKSKFKTYTYQLTIECGGNGRAEFNPPAKGNQWEVGAVSCAKWTGVRLKDILMDVGIKDDAVYIGYYGKDVHLSNDPEKVVISRGVPISKALEDETLVAWAMNGEDIPLANGHPLRLVVGGWPGSTSGKWLSAISVRNVVHDGEKMGGDSYRVPCEAVAPGEVVPDENMCIIEGMPVKSIITYPKTGAMIKAGQTLPVRGHAWVGDKSVKEVHVSSDFGATWQAASLERPANRQAWQHFSAELKLPATGYYEIWAKAKDSDGKSQPMVVPGWNPKGYLNNACHRIAVKVR comes from the coding sequence ATGAACACCCGCCGAAGTTTCCTCAAAAAATCATTTCTAGGCAGCCAGGCACTGGTTTGGGGCGTGCCGGTAGTCTACGGCAGCGTGGTGCCGGAAAAGTACCCGTTTGTCGGTAAATGGCTGGCTGATCCGGAGATGCTTCCGGGTAAAAACGCTGGTTTGAAGGTGCTTGGCGAAAGACCCTGGAACATTGAAACGCCGCCACACTTACTTGACGACAAGGTGACACCTGCCGATAAAATGTTTGTGCGTAACAATGGCCTGATGCCTGAGGCTATCGATGTGGCTAACTGGTCGCTAACGATCAACGGAGAGGCTGCCAAAACGACGAAATCCTATTCTATCGCTGAGCTTAAAAGCAAATTTAAAACTTACACCTACCAGCTTACTATTGAGTGCGGCGGTAATGGCAGGGCGGAGTTCAACCCACCAGCCAAAGGCAATCAGTGGGAAGTTGGTGCGGTTTCGTGCGCCAAATGGACAGGCGTGAGGCTGAAAGACATTTTGATGGATGTGGGCATAAAAGATGATGCAGTGTATATCGGCTACTACGGCAAGGATGTGCACCTGAGCAACGACCCTGAAAAAGTAGTGATATCGAGAGGAGTGCCCATTAGCAAAGCGCTCGAAGACGAAACCCTGGTGGCCTGGGCAATGAATGGCGAGGATATTCCCTTGGCCAACGGACATCCTTTAAGACTTGTGGTGGGAGGATGGCCAGGCTCTACTTCCGGAAAATGGTTGAGTGCTATTTCCGTGAGAAATGTAGTGCACGATGGTGAGAAAATGGGCGGTGACAGCTATCGTGTTCCCTGCGAAGCGGTAGCACCCGGTGAGGTGGTGCCCGATGAAAACATGTGCATCATAGAAGGCATGCCTGTGAAGTCGATCATTACCTACCCGAAAACAGGGGCCATGATCAAAGCGGGTCAAACGCTTCCTGTCCGTGGGCATGCCTGGGTGGGGGATAAGAGTGTGAAAGAGGTGCACGTGTCGTCCGATTTTGGTGCCACCTGGCAGGCTGCCAGTCTGGAGCGACCTGCCAACCGACAGGCCTGGCAGCATTTTAGCGCTGAATTAAAGCTGCCTGCCACGGGCTACTACGAAATATGGGCCAAGGCAAAAGATAGCGACGGAAAGAGCCAGCCCATGGTGGTGCCCGGATGGAACCCCAAAGGCTATCTGAATAATGCGTGCCATAGAATAGCCGTGAAAGTAAGATGA
- the modA gene encoding molybdate ABC transporter substrate-binding protein, with amino-acid sequence MVNRDIATRIHITIFLMLLCCSMMAQSIKVAVASNLLLPMQAIEKKFESKYPYEVELIPGASGTLTSQIINGAPYEIFVSADDKYIDEVIDKDKAHGGPQIICFGTVYLWVKSGIAGDDPAAILKQEKVKSIGLAHPDLAPYGKLSRDWLEVKQLGVLVHDKIVYGTSIGQVNQYIAAGSVDAAFTSNSLKFSQKKGEGKFIKIEEIWMDPIPQTMLILKTDGPGLFVATLFKDFLLGKESRRIFQDFGYELPVAE; translated from the coding sequence ATGGTAAATAGAGATATAGCTACAAGAATACATATTACTATTTTTTTGATGCTGCTGTGCTGCTCAATGATGGCGCAGTCGATAAAAGTGGCAGTGGCCTCCAATCTTTTGCTACCAATGCAGGCCATTGAAAAGAAATTTGAGAGCAAGTACCCCTACGAAGTGGAACTCATTCCAGGAGCTTCCGGCACTCTCACCTCGCAGATCATCAACGGCGCTCCATATGAGATTTTCGTTTCCGCCGACGATAAATACATTGATGAGGTAATTGACAAAGACAAGGCGCATGGTGGGCCACAAATTATTTGCTTTGGGACTGTGTATCTGTGGGTGAAAAGCGGCATTGCCGGAGACGATCCGGCGGCTATTCTCAAACAGGAGAAGGTGAAATCCATCGGTCTGGCACACCCTGACCTGGCGCCATACGGCAAGCTGTCCAGAGATTGGCTGGAAGTGAAGCAGCTGGGGGTGTTAGTGCACGACAAGATCGTGTATGGCACCAGTATCGGTCAGGTCAACCAGTACATTGCGGCCGGTTCTGTCGATGCGGCTTTTACGTCTAACTCTCTTAAGTTCAGTCAGAAGAAAGGCGAGGGCAAGTTTATTAAAATTGAGGAGATTTGGATGGATCCCATACCACAAACGATGCTTATTTTAAAGACTGACGGCCCCGGGCTTTTCGTTGCTACGCTTTTCAAGGATTTTCTTCTGGGCAAAGAGTCCCGCCGGATATTTCAAGATTTTGGTTACGAACTCCCTGTGGCAGAGTAA
- a CDS encoding MPN domain-containing protein: MRAPFNEMDKYNKLIIEKPIVISNTDAIRGIVREWGGSPTNDLGVPTYNVFLTDGPTVIEKIMVNESLTSLITRQGNYAFDQNLLFKHQSFIDELEWVSIEMPDVTEAKKLLLNLRVNNFFLPEFIRPNSAFTDYSGEMTIETKRLDDIDQLESRIASDFGIKSVFVHSTNQIGEDSVSVNLWTAVNPSVGVSNNYKVSSAWKEFTDVEFNIGGCTADSVQSTIMRLGLNAIVR; this comes from the coding sequence ATGAGAGCACCATTCAATGAAATGGATAAATACAATAAGCTAATCATTGAGAAGCCGATAGTAATCTCAAATACTGATGCAATACGTGGGATTGTAAGGGAATGGGGAGGTTCGCCAACAAACGACTTGGGCGTTCCGACATACAATGTTTTTTTAACTGACGGACCAACAGTCATTGAAAAGATCATGGTAAATGAATCTCTGACATCGCTTATCACCCGGCAAGGAAATTATGCTTTCGACCAAAACCTTCTATTTAAGCACCAGTCTTTCATTGACGAATTGGAATGGGTCTCTATCGAGATGCCTGACGTGACTGAAGCTAAAAAACTACTCCTAAACCTCCGAGTCAACAACTTCTTTTTGCCAGAATTTATCAGACCAAACAGCGCTTTCACGGACTACTCAGGCGAAATGACAATAGAAACCAAAAGACTTGACGACATTGATCAGTTGGAATCTCGAATTGCCTCGGACTTCGGAATCAAATCGGTTTTTGTTCATTCAACTAATCAGATTGGTGAAGACAGTGTTTCAGTCAACTTATGGACAGCAGTAAATCCAAGCGTTGGTGTCTCCAACAACTACAAAGTGAGCTCAGCATGGAAAGAATTTACCGACGTTGAGTTTAACATTGGAGGTTGTACAGCAGATTCGGTACAGTCAACAATTATGAGACTTGGCCTTAATGCCATTGTGAGATAA
- a CDS encoding NUDIX hydrolase, with product MWELNEEFQARLSDRLKAPLPGVDAQIRMSPTPINQERFAFKERPDAKAGAVLILFHPGTGGIHFPLIQRPEYPGAHSGQVSFPGGKYEKSDRDLLHTALREAEEEVGANPSEITVLGTMSELYIPASNFKVLPVIGISFSTPRFVPEEKEVAQILSADVGNLMKQEIAVKDMIVGPNIKIRSPFFTVEDKVVWGATAMMLGELLQILEDIR from the coding sequence ATGTGGGAGTTGAATGAAGAGTTTCAGGCAAGGTTGTCGGACAGATTGAAGGCCCCTTTGCCGGGTGTCGACGCACAAATTCGGATGTCGCCCACGCCCATCAACCAGGAGCGGTTTGCGTTCAAAGAAAGGCCGGATGCGAAGGCGGGAGCCGTGCTGATCCTGTTTCATCCGGGAACGGGTGGTATTCACTTTCCGTTGATTCAGCGGCCTGAGTACCCCGGTGCGCACAGCGGTCAGGTGAGCTTTCCGGGCGGCAAGTACGAGAAAAGCGACAGAGACCTGCTGCATACCGCTTTGAGAGAAGCTGAAGAAGAAGTGGGAGCCAACCCCAGTGAAATTACAGTGCTGGGCACCATGTCCGAACTTTATATCCCCGCCAGCAACTTCAAAGTGCTGCCTGTGATTGGGATCAGTTTTTCAACGCCCCGGTTTGTGCCAGAGGAAAAAGAAGTCGCTCAAATACTATCAGCCGACGTAGGCAACTTGATGAAGCAGGAAATAGCGGTGAAGGACATGATCGTTGGCCCTAACATAAAAATCAGGTCGCCATTTTTTACTGTCGAAGACAAGGTAGTGTGGGGAGCTACCGCCATGATGCTGGGTGAGTTGCTTCAAATTTTGGAGGATATAAGGTAG